In Vitis vinifera cultivar Pinot Noir 40024 chromosome 4, ASM3070453v1, the genomic window acataaaaataaaaaataatttataaatttataaatttttaattagtaaaatgaTGCCTATAATTGCAAAACAACATTGATTATATTGTTACAAATTTtgtattcaaaataaaattggatgTCATTCATGAGTTTGGTagtggttttaaaattttttttttttatatttataacatatgaagatttttattttttaaatattcaaaatattaaaaatatttcataaaattattatcaaacggATAGTGGTTGTGAAAAACGTTTTTAtcttttgtaatatttaaaagataaattttttgaaatgttaaaaatattaaaagtatttcgTACAATCACTATTAAACGAGTtattagagtgtgtttgagagcccatttgatagtaattttatgaaGCGCTTCTAAcccttttaacacttgaaattttttatcattcaagtgttataaatactataaacattttatagaattattatcaaatacaatatgagaattattattaaaaacatttttggtttttttaatacttgaaagataaaaattttgaaatattaaaagcacTCCTTAAAATCACAACCAAATGGATCTTTAGAATATATtaaacaatgattttaaaaaacacttttaaccttaaaaacattttaaaacaaaattaagtgtttgaaaaattttatcaaatatttttaaaaatcttaaaaattacttataatattttatcaattattttcttaatacttttttcttctttatggtATTAAATATgatcataagaaataaattatcagTGCCGCCGACTGCAGATaatcttctcaattttcttaaagctatgtttaaaaaattgtaGAAGGAAAGAGTAagcgaaaaaaataaaataaaatttaaattaataaattattttatatgtgtctttaaattaaattaatttatttttatttattatataagcattaaataattttaaaatagatagttttttttaattaattttaattatatttgatttttttttataatgaaatgaaaacccTTTCttttagtatttgttttttttctttagtattttttagaaactaaatatagccttaggtttttttatttatttattaagtttattttttttttattaactaaatTGAGCTCTTAATTAATAATGAAAGCATTTTCTTAATAATGAGCTCTTAATaataccaataaaaaaatttcatccaaTTTAAAGTTGAAGGTAATATCTCGAATGGTCAAAGTAATACATGTATCGTTGAAATATAGTatttatatattcaaaattaataccTCAATTGAAAAGTAttcaaaatcttaattattttctaaaaaatgtattaaatttaaattttttaaaattgggttTTTATTTTCTGATTTGTGCAAGAGCACAcacttttcatctttttttatttatatatttatttattattttttattttaactgtTGAATAAGACTTAACAAGAGTGGATGAATGTCTATCAGATTCAGATAAGGATGATGGCACAAGCCGACTAAAACGAAAGAGTTAAGCATGTGAGTGCCACCAGGCCTGCAAGGAATGGTAGGTCCCAAAATATCCAAGAAATCTCTATATATAGAAACCAATACACTTCACGTCTTTCCATGCGACTCGCAAGCTTCTTGTCTCAGTTGCAAACAGGTACAAAAATGATGCTGCAGTTGCCACAAACCACAAATGAAGCtatgttaaatatttaaaatattgcaGTTCCAAATGGGGTGTTcgggataaaatattttaatgtgaGATCGAATAACCTAAAAGAAAGGATGTTGCCACTGAGTCTAGAGAAGTGATCCTTCACAGCTTTGGGCATGGGAGTATGAGGCAAAACCAACTTCCAGTAACCCTCATAAGGTAGAGAAGCATGGCTTactaccaccaccaccaccaccactgaGTCAACTTGACGAGTGTTCTCACTCCATCCTCTTCCCATTCTGGCTTTTCTTTCGGTAAGTCCacatctttttcctcttcatttttgttatgaatATTGTCAATCAAATATTCTTTCAGTTGTGTTATTGTTATTAATGCAACTTAATTGCAGGTGGTGGTGGTAGTAAGCCATGCTTCTCTACCTTCTGAAGGTTACTGGAAGTTGGTTTTGTCTCATACTCCCATGCCCAAAGCTGTGAAGGATCACTTGCAGCCTGGTTTGTTTCAATACATCTCTAGACTCAGTGGCAACATCCTTTCTTTTAGGTTATTCAATCTCACATTAAgctcataatttttctttgtcATTGCTGAATTTGCAAATTCAAGGCGTAACTTCTTTCAATGCTTCTGCTGCCAGATGTTTTGGGATTCACAATCAGTTCAACAAAATCCCTCAACCATTCCATGCAAAGCAGGCTCAAGATGGCTTAAATATAGGTAACTTCTTCTTGCAAACAGATCTGCACCCAGGTACAAAAATGATGCTGCAGTTGCCACAAAGTACAAATGAAGGTATGTTCTTGCCTTGTCAAGTTGCTGACTCCATATCCTTTTCATCTAAGAAGTTACCCAAAATTTTGAACCGGCTTTCAGTGAAGGAAAAATCTGCAGAAGCTGAGCTGATGAAGAAGGAGATAGAAGAGCTAGTGTGAGGAGGCTGCCATGGATGGAGAATCTAGGTTCTGTGCAACATCATTAGAGTCCCTAATCGATTTCAGCACTTCAAAGCTCGGAAGAAATGTGAATGTGCTGACGAATGAGGTCAAAACGGGAAGCCAAGAGTATGAATTTGGAGTGGGAATGAAGAAGGTTGCAGACAAATCAGTGGTGTGCCATAAGATGAACTACCCATATGCTGTTTTCTATTGCCATACCTTCACTAAGACACGAACTTACATGATTCCATTGGTGGGTGCTGATGGAAGCAAAGCTAAAGCCATGGCAGCTTGTCACAGTGATACATCAGCTTGGCACCCACAGCATGTGGCTTTCCAAGTGCTCAAAATTAAGCCAGGAACGGTCGCAGTCTATCATTTCCTTCACAACAATGCCATGGTCTGGATTCCAAAGTAAGAATCAGCCTCAAGCCTCAAGCCCAGTTGCATTATCAGTTCCATCTTAAAGCTGTTTGTAGTATGAATGGTTCGAATAAATGCAGGTTCGAGGATTAATGTGTGTAGTGTGCAATTGATGCTATGTATTCATCAATGTTTCCAGGTTGATTAATTAAGGAGTAttatggtatatatatatatatatgttgtgtGCAATAGTCCTCAGCAAAGCAATTagccaatattttttttttatattaattccaATCATATGAAATATTGGAAATAACCTTCACTGTTTCATATATGGCCGGAGAAAGAATTGAATAAGATTAATGTTGTTGTGCCCTGAAGCCAAACAATACATGTGTAATATGGgccataaatttaaaaatacacaaatttataattaattttaataatatgtgATAAACCcatattctttaatattttttttagaatcaaacataacttaaatgATTATTACTACACCTACACAAGTGAGTGAAAAAACTCTTACAGACAAAACTAAATACAGAGAAACAGTTTGGAGATAAGGTTGCCAATTGCCAACTTGCCATCAAAGCCATTGCATCTTCTTTTAttacaacaaaaatagaaaaacgtGACATGTTTGTAGGATGAGTCATTATCAAGGGTTTCCTCGtgacaagaaaacaaaagagactaaaaaacaaaacaaaaaagctTTGCTTCTGTGGCACTATTTCAGTACCGAGTTCACGGGACCATGTGCAGAGACTGAGCAATCCTTCAATTGCTCTCCAACTCCAACACCACCCATCTGAGATAAACCCCGGGAATTTTCCGTATGAGTTTCTCCAAATTGGCCTGATAAAAGggcattttcattttcatctttAGAAGGCAAATTAATCTCCAATGTCAAATTTCTTTTAACTGGGCCTTTTCCTGCTGATGAACCACGAGCAGTGGAATTATCATCCGGAGAAGTTACCAAATAGTTGTCTAAGGTGCCCTTGCTACTGGGAGAACCATCGACTGCTCTTTTTGAATCTTTTTCGATTCTTCCAGTCTTCAAACCAGGAGATAGCAGTTTCCttttctttgaagaaaaaaactgCATACAGAAACCAATTACAGGCCAACAACGAATGCAAATTACTTCAAATTTGAACAAGAAAGGCGAAAATCTCTGTAACCCTAccacatgaaaattttcataaaattgcCTCATCAAAAATAGAAGATTCGTTGCATGTTTTACCAAGAACAATGCAACAAAGAtgaaattttgaagagaaaatgaatgcCGAAAGAGATCTATGGTTTTGGGAGAGAgtattgatgagaaaaaaattacCTGATCGATGCGAATCCGAGGCCATGATAGAAGCGAAGTTTCAGGCGATCTACGGAACCCTAGTTTTTGGCCCCGCACATACAAGCTCGCAAAAGGAAGTCACtcaagaggtttgaattttCCGGAATGACCGCCAACAAGTGCCATGTGCACAGGAAAGGCAGATGACAATGGACCCAAACCCGGCCCATTAATCCCTGGGGCTCGGGCTGGCCCAAATCTTTAGACGGCTGTATTTTCCTTTACGATTGAAAAATACGACTAATTCAAGACGTAACAATATAAAGGAAAACCTACATAAAAATCACCTTTGCAGGCACAGAGTATTGGCCCAAAAGAATCTATTGCCGACCCAATTCTTAGATTAGCAAGCTGAATTTCATGTGAGTTTAATTAACCTAATTGGAGTTGGTCTAATCTAATCCGCAATCTTACCTTgttatgaatcaaaatattatagGCAAGCCAACTAGGTATATCGTTATCAATCTTAAGACTACGTATAtttagggtttagagtttaTGATTTATAGTTTATGGTTCACAATAGACAATTCATGGTTAATAAGTTAATAACTAATAGCATGATAATTTTGAGATTTATGGTAATATAGTTTAGTGTGTTTTCTAGATATCTTGTAATCATCATGTTCCATTGTTGACAACCTTTCATTGTTAACAACACAATATCTTTTTCATCAAACTTTTTTGTTAGTATAGGAACTCTAGGGTCAAGTTGATTATGGACAAGCTTAGTAACTCCTTGTCTAATTGGTTGCAATCACACGGACCACATagcttttttttataagaatccTACTCACAAAGAGTAGTGCAATGTCCAACTACCCTTGGCAATGAAGTTAGTGAGGgttagatggaaaaaaaaagggatgatTAGAAAAGGATTGGCTCTAGTATTCCCTTTCTCCTAGGAAATAAAGTGGATGAGTTCAAGGTGGTTTTATAGATAGAAATGAACAGGCTACTTAATACTGTGGTTGAAGATCTTTATGTAGGATAATCTAATCATAGTTGTTCAGTTATCTTTATTTGGACCATTATGGTTTTTCAAGTGGCATGTAAATCTCTATGCAAAGGGCACCATTGGTTACTTAAAACTGGTATGATATATTATGATAGAATCTTTAAAAGCATGCCATGATATAACAAATgtaaagtttattatttatttaataatatctCAATTGAACTTTTTTATATCTTTGTTTtatgcattatactttatgagtatCCTGACTTGCATCTCTTTTATGAGTATCCTGACTTGCATCTCTTGTATCGTACATAACTTAGGTGGATTGGGagttgtataaaaaaaatccaagtcatgggttccttgcaagttGATGATTTGTTTACAATTAATTTGTGAACTTAGGCAATCTATTTGAGATTGTAATGCATTACCTCTTAGTTGGAGAAATAACTAGTCTTGGACATCGAGATAAGACTCTCATGATAAGTGCACTACTGTGTGCAGTTACACATTAGACGAAATCTacagtgaatcatgatgtaagttCACAGAAGTATGAGAtaatcatgacttcaccaaattGTTATGATACATTGTCTcttaaccttaagagaatattgagtttttGCATTCGTAGTGGCTTTGACCAACTATTaagatcctaaagtgatcatatattccttatgaatTGGGTTACTGTTGATGAAAGCCAACATCAACAAGTATTATTaatagaggtaccatgatatctcatggactttgagacagtgtgtccccttaggtagTTCTAAGAAAGTGTATTTAGGTAAACTATAATCATAGTAGTTTTTTAAGTAGAATTTGAGATAAACTCTTAGTGAGCTAGGACATGTCAATTGATTACACAATAGGAAAATTTATAACTCAAGAATGGTAGAGGTGATTTTGAGAGGCTAATAGTTTTTACCTTACTAGATTATGAATACTAATTCATGAGAAAACTATGTATAGTGGAGCAGGTTACGGATATGACTTAgtgtcttgttgtaatatacataggacATTGAAGTACAATTGACTTTTTATAGCGGGATGTTGAGTCatcttcaaaatttgattatgagggagctagtattgTCCTATAAGTCCCATCGATCCTTatttaagctcatatacctcAATGACTATATTTATAATGATTGGATTGATTCTTGGTTCACTTATATACATAAGGGTATTTTGATAACTATGTAAGGTTATATAAGAATAAGTGAAAGACATTTCTAAATTGTGACGAAAGGCTTCCCATGTTTAGGAATGAATCTATTGCATTTGAAGATTGAGATATTGTGGGATATTGAGTTGGAAAGATGGACGAATCAAGAATTTGTAATCAATTTTACTTCATAAATTGAGAATGACATATTAATTCTCACTTGCCGTGTgttgaaattagttttaaatagCATATAAAGgtaatttattgtatttaaatttatttttcatatttttttcttctttattttttttatttgtattttgtctaattttttaaatcaatttattatttttatttttaattaatgaattaattaattaattaattaattaattattcttgAAATAAGTGATGGTCCTTTCATGTTATCCATTATTGTGATCACAAGTTCTCTTGTGTCctcaatcaatatttttttaatcaaaatatttgtaaaaatgttAGTAAtgaattacttaaaaaattaagtgttataataattatttaaaaaatataactatgttttgttcttagaatatattaaataaaaaaatactgaaaaaaatgattttctcatatttgattttcttacaaaaaaaatatgaaaatataaaatattattaaaattagttttcaaattatttaatttttatatgaaagacttataaaataaatttgaaaacgtgtattaaaataatttattaattatatatatatatatatatatatatatatatatttttatcttctttcgttttttttctttttcttttatttacttttcctctttatttgaaaaagtgtataaaaaatgaagtattcattttttattttattttattttttactattttaagttttaaaattttaaaatcaattttaaatattttaaatatataatgtatactttttgtataaaaagttttaatttttatacaaaatttgattattttataatttaaaaacaaaaataggaaagatATCCTAGGACACttattatgttaatttttaaataaaaatataaacatggAATTATCGTCTATAGATTTTGTTacttttagtttttagtttttttcaaagtaaataGACTAGAAATGATTCATTGAACCCTACTATCGATGCCCATCATTCCATCCATGCCAGAGTGGCCGTGAAATAAATTCTTGGTGCCGCCGGACATCAACAATCATGacacttaatttaatttgttaggTTTTTGTCAATTTTCATGATCACTTTCGCTAGTTTAacaagggtctccaaaaagcccgcggcccacGGCCCGGCCCGACCTGAGCCCATTTCTGGATGGGATGAGCCATGGGCCCAAATTTAGGCCTAGCCCGGCCCAGTGGGCTGGCCCGCCCGTAGGCCCGccacttaaaatatatatatatatatatatatattcaagaaatagaaaatgctacattaataaaaatatttattgctaactattttattcattgaatgtatacattacatttgaaaatgtgggaaaagtttacatcactacaaaataaatacatctcAACTAGGTTGACACTtacttatttgtcaatcatttgtacttttcaaccataaaaataaaaataaaaatatgacatacatttagtaaaatattttaatcattatctcttGGCGATGATGGCGAACTATCGCaaatccatgaagatcttgaagattttagtttttctatatcgacaaacatattttcttcttgaatagAATCAAATATCCTTTTATCTGCTATTGCCTAGTCTTTCCCACATATATTTGCTTCAATAGAATCCGACACTAAGCTGCATCGTTTATCACTAACTACTCTTCCACCTGTACTAAAAGTAGCTTCTGATGCAAttgtactcacaggaactgttagtacatcacgagcaatGATAGAAAGTACAGAATATTTGTGTTGttgtgatttccaccatattaaaatatcaaaatcttcatcatcttcaaatgaaattaaatcaatattaagATATCTATCTAAATCAGTTGTGTtgtttggagaactatttgttgtcttctttcgactttttaacatttctagagctcctttataaaaagatgaagagcttgtagatgtaggtggtaatttaatagaactaatatcatcaccatatttttctttataatagttatataaattatataataatgaatttatttcatttttaatttcttcaatttttatttggtcattaaaataaataattgttaaccattcattcaaagcttcaaatttcaatctagggtccgCAATTAAaccaagataaaaaattaaaggtatttctccccagtattttctaaatttttctatcattgcaaatattgcatcattaaatatatccaaatttaaatattttgaagtacaataaaaatattagttatttgcatgaCAACTCGGTTTGAAGATGGATGATATACACTACAAAAATTTGGTGGCTAGTTACACAAAAAAGGGTCAGCTCAATTGGTGGCTAGCTCTTCTTGAATGCTTATGGATTCATAAGGGAAAGGGTTCGAATCCCCTTCCCTTCAAaact contains:
- the LOC100852625 gene encoding LOW QUALITY PROTEIN: BURP domain protein RD22 (The sequence of the model RefSeq protein was modified relative to this genomic sequence to represent the inferred CDS: deleted 1 base in 1 codon; substituted 1 base at 1 genomic stop codon), which produces MPKAVKDHLQPGVTSFNASAARCFGIHNQFNKIPQPFHAKQAQDGLNIGNFFLQTDLHPGTKMMLQLPQSTNEGMFLPCQVADSISFSSKKLPKILNRLSVKEKSAEAELMKKEIEEXCEEAAMDGESRFCATSLESLIDFSTSKLGRNVNVLTNEVKTGSQEYEFGVGMKKVADKSVVCHKMNYPYAVFYCHTFTKTRTYMIPLVGADGSKAKAMAACHSDTSAWHPQHVAFQVLKIKPGTVAVYHFLHNNAMVWIPK